From the Prochlorococcus marinus str. AS9601 genome, the window CAAGTTAGGGAATTTACTGTTATTAATGACATACCGATAATGTCTATAACTTGCTGAATAGCATGCATGCCAACTATCTTTAACCTCAACTGATTCCAAAATCCTAATTGTTGAGGGTAAAAGACTATTTAAGACATCAGAATAACTATTTCCTGGAATAACACAATCAATATCAAAATGTATAACTTGACCTGATGCATGCACCCCGGCATCAGTCCTACCTGCAGCAAAAGTCTTAACTGTATGATTTGTAATCTTTAAGAGAGCTTTATCTAAAATTTCTTGAATAGTATTTGCATTTTTTTGTTTTTGCCAGCCTGAATAATGAGATCCATCATATTGGACTAGTAAAGCTACCCTTTTCAAAAGTTATTTTCTAGTAAAAGCGGTCTTAATAACTTAATTAAACAAGCTCTATTATGGCCATCTGAGCGTTATCTCCTTTTCTTGATACGGTTCTGACTATGCGAGTATAACCACCTTCCCTGTCTCCATATCTTTCCTTTGCTTTCTCAAATAATGAATGAACTAATTTCTTATCATAAATATATCCAATAGCTCTTCTCCTAGAAGCCAAACTTCCCTCTTTAGCGAGTGAAATCATTCTTTCAGCTTCATTTCTTAAAGCTTTTGCCCTAGCTTTTGTTGTTGTTACTCTACCTTCCCTAATTAATTGAGTAGTTAAACCTCTAAGAAGTGCTTTTCTCTGGTCAGCAGGTTTACTTAATAATGGAATTCTAAGTTGGTGTCTCATAATCTTAAAAATTGTTAAACAGATGTTCTGCTTTGTGGAATAGAAATGCCGATGCGCTCAAGAGCCTCAATAACCTCATCTGCAGATTTAGAGCCAAAGTTCTTAATTTCTAGAAGATCTTCATAGCTGAAGCCCATTAAATCAGAAACTGAGTTAACTTGCGCCCTTTTCAAACAATTATATGCTCTAACGGACAAGTTTAGTTCCTCAAGGGGGATTTGAGCTTCAGGAGATGGTTCGGGTTCTTCAGGAATTTCCTCAACCATTGTGACAGTAGCAAGAGGTTGAAAGAGTTCTATTAACTGATTTGCAGCTTCAGCAATAGCATCGTCAGGACTTGTTGAGCCATCTGTAACTACTTCCATTTTTAATCTTTCTCTTCCTGTTGCGCCCTCTGCTACAGCAGTTTCATCAATCGTAAAATTTACCCTCTTCACTGGCATAAATACTGCATCTATTTGAAGTAAATCAATAGCAGTTGTCTCTTCACTCTTACGGTCGACTGGTCTATATCCAACACCCCTTTCAACATGGATTTCCAACTCTAAGTTATGCCCCTCCTGAATTGTTGCGATCGGTTTTTCGCCATCAACAATTTCAACTTGAGAGGAGAATTGAATATCATTCGCCTTCACCTCCATTGGACCGCTCGCCACTAATCTGCCGATTTCGAGCTCTGGATTAGAACTATTTATTGATAGTTGCTTGCAATTCAGAAGAATATCTAAAACGTCTTCTCTAACTCCAGGGATAGTGGCATATTCATGATTAATTCCTGCTATTCTTACTGCTGTAACTGCACTCCCTTCAAGTCCTCCCATAAGGACTCTTCTAAGAGAATTACCCAAAGTTGTAGCTTGCCCCCTTTCAAGAGGACCAATTAAAAAAGTTCCTGTTTGGGAGCGATCATCTGCTATTTGATGGTCGATTCTGTCAATCTGGTATTGCAACACGGAAAATAATGAGGTTAAGAGTTTTTTTGGGGTTGAGAATGGTTCAAACCTAAACGCGTCTGCGTTTAGGTCTTCTACATCCATTATGAGGTAATGGAGTTACATCTCTTATTAGAGTTATTTCTAATCCGGCCACTTGTAAAGCTCTTATGGCCGTTTCCCTACCTGCGCCAGGCCCTCTAACTAGTACTTCTATTTGTCTCATACCTTGATCAAGAGCTCTTCTAGCTGCAGCTTCAGCAGCTGTTTGAGCGGCAAATGGCGTACCTTTGCGAGCGCCTTTAAATCCACTTGCGCCAGCAGAAGACCAAGAAATTACATGACCTGAGGTGTCAGTAATTGAGACGATAGTATTATTAAATGTGCTTTGGATATGTACCACACCATTAGGTACATTTCGTTTAGATTTCTTTGAACCTGTTTTTTTTACTGTAGCTGCCATGATCTTTTAATTTAATACTTCATTTTGTAGATAGATTTAGTTAATTATTTTTTTCTTCCAGCAACTGTTTTTCTAGAACCACGTCTTGTTCTTGCATTAGTTCTAGTTCTTTGACCTCTTACTGGAAGACTCATTCTATGTCTTCTTCCTCTGACACACCCTATATCTTGCAGACGTTTCAAAGCCATCCCCTCTTTTCTTCTCAAATCTCCCTCTAAAGTAAATTCCTCTGTGGCACCTCGAAGTTTTTGTACGTCACCATCTGAAAGGTCTTTGACACGAGTATCTGGGTTTACACCCGTATTAGCAAGAATTAGCTTAGATCTCGTTAAACCAATTCCATAGACATATGTTAGTGCAATTTCAACTCGCTTTTCGCGAGGTATGTCAATTCCTGCAATCCTGGCCACGTGTTTTGAATAAGTAAAAGTTTGAATTTAAGGGTTTAAATTTAACCCTGACGCTGTTTATTGCGAGGTCTTTTCTTGTTAATAACATAGATTTTACCTCTTCTCCTCACGATCTGATCGTCAGGACTAATTTTTTTGACTGAAGATCTGACCTTCATAGGGGTTTAACAATTAAAACGTTAATACTATATTCTACATCATCATCAAGCCATTTTTTGTTTGATATCAGAGGAAATGGTTTTTAAATCTCTATCAGCATTAATATATTCTAACAATGAAAGATCTTTAAAATATTGAATCAATGGTTCAGTAGTTTTTTTATAAATATCAACTCTTGTTCTAATTGTTTCTTCTGTATCATCTTTTCTCCCCCTTAAAAGCAAACGTTCAATTAGCACTTCTTCTGGAATATCTAAATAAAAGACTACTTCTAAAGGTTGATTTATTTCAGATAAGACTTCATTCAATGAATCTGCTTGAGATAAATTTCTTGGGTAACCATCTAGAATCCAACCGATATTATCCTTAACTAAATTTTGTCTTACTATCTTTAATACGAGCTCATCACTAACTAGTTCCCCGCGATTCATAATATCTTTTACCTGGATACCAAGGTTAGTATTCATTTCGATTTCTTTTCTTAATAATTCACCAGTAGAAAGATGTAAGTAAGAAGTAGTTTGACTCAACAATTCCGCTTGAGTCCCTTTCCCTGCTCCAGGAGCTCCTAAAAATAGTAGATGCTTCTTCATTAATTGTTAATTAGTCCCTCATACCTTTGTGAAATAACATAAGTTTGAATTTGCTTAGCAGTATCTATAGCGACACCCACAAGAATTAGCAAAGAAGTTGCTCCTAAACCTTGAAAGGTCTGAACATTTGTAGCTCTTTCTACTGCTGCTGGGATTATTGCTACCGAACCCAGAAACAATCCTCCCAATAATGTCAACCTATTTTGTATACCTGAAAGGTAATTTGCTGTATTAGTTCCTGGTCTAACTCCTGGTATCGCTACTCCTCCTTTCTTTAAATTTGAAGCTACATCAACAGGATTGATAGTAAGAGATGCATAAAAATACGAGAACCCCAAAATCAAGGAGAAGAATGTAAGAGCATATGGCCATGGATTAGAAGATCCTGGATTTAAACTACTTGCTAACTTGATTAAGACTGGATTGCCCGTAACATTTGCAATAGTTATAGGTAAAAAGATTAAAGCAGATGCAAATATAATAGGCATTACTCCTCCTGCATTTAATTTCAAAGGTAAATAACTTTGCCTTGTAGGAAGTAGTGTTGTATTTCCTATCTGCCTTTTTGCACTAACAATAGGAATGCGTCTTGCTCCCTCTTGAACAAAAATTATCCCAACAATTGTCAGTAAAAATACTCCAAGTAAAACTGCTATACCTAAAACATCTCCTCTATCGCCAGTTTGAGCTTTTTCAATGGTTGAACTTAGAGCCTTAGGTAAAGTCGAAACAATATTCAAAAAAATCACCAGTGAAGCACCTTGACCTATCCCTTTCTCCGTAATAATTTCACTAAACCACATTACTAACATTGAACCAGTAACTAAGGCAATGGAGGTTTGTAAAACAAATGTGGTTTCACTTATCCCCTCGATAGCATATTGTCTAAGAATTAAGGAAAAAATTATACTTTGTAAAAAACCCCATCCTAAAGAAACATATCTAGTTATTTGAGCAATTTTTCTTCTTCCTGCTTCTCCTTCATTTTTTTGCAAATCTTCAAGAAAAGGCAATGAAGCTGTGAGAAGCTGAATAATAATTGATGCGTTAATAAAGGGTAGTATGCCTAATGCGAATATTCCTAAGGTTGAAATTCCTCCTCCTGTAAAAATATCTAAAAAACCTATTAATTGCCCTCCTTGATCTATAAAACTTTTAAAAGCGACCCTATCAATACTAGGCATAGGGATATATATACCAAGTCTTACTAAAAGCAGAAGGCCTAAAGTAGTTAAAACTCTACTCCTTAACTCTTTATTTAAAAATAATTGGGAAAGTATTTCAGAAGCGCTAGGATTTCTACTTTTGTTGACAAACATTTTAAAGCTTACCTAAATTTTTACTAAATTTATTTATTATTTATAAGCTCGCAGGATCCGCCTGCGTCCTCAATTTTTTGTTTTGCAACTTTTGTAAATGAATGAGCTTGGACTTTTAGCTTTACATTAATTTTTCCATTACCAAGGATTTTTAAAGGAAATTTTGGTTTGAAAATTAATCCCTTCTTAACTAGTGAGTCAATGTTAACTGTATCGTTATCTTTGAAATCATTTAATTTTTCTAAATTAATTATGGAAAAGTTCTTTTGATTAATTATTTCAAAGTGCTTTAATTTTGGAACTCTTCTATATAGAGGCATTTGGCCACCTTCAAAACCTGGACGTGTAGGTCTTCCGGAACGTGACTTTTGTCCTCTCATTCCAAAACCACATGATGCACCCTGACCGGCTGCGATACCTCTACCCTTTCTTAATTTTTTCTTTCTCGAGCCAGAGTTTGATTTAAGTGTATTTAGTGTTGAAGTCATAATTTTCAAGAATAGAGCTGTTCAAGTGAGATGCCTCTCTCCCTTGAAACAGATTTGTGTGTTCTTAATTGAGAAAGAGCTACCATAGCAGCTCTTGCATTATTCAAAGGTGTTTTACTGCCCAGTCTTTTTGCCAAGACATTTTTTATACCAGCTAATTCTAAAACCGTTCTAATTGAACCGCCAGCAATTACACCTGTACCTGGAGCGGCAGGCCTAATCAGCACGTTTGCCGCACCATCACTACCTAAAGATAAAGTTGGAATTGAATTATTTGGCGTTAATGGAACTCTGACAAGATTCTTTTTACCATCTGAAACTCCCTTTCTAACTGCACCAATGACATCACCAGCTTTACCAACCCCAACTCCGACTTGACCTTTTTCATTACCAACGACAACTATTGCTCTAAAACTCATTTTTTTTCCACCCTTAACAGTCTTAGAAACACGTCGAATTTGAACAACCCTTTCTTGCCAATCAGAATCTCTCTCTAGATTTTTTGAATCACCTCTTCTATTTCTTTTGCGATCATTACGATTATTCTTTTTTTGTTCTACTGGCGTAGCTGCAGGAACATTATCGTTCTTGGATTGAATTTCTTGTTTTGTTGGAGTGTCAGTCATAGTAAAAAAAAAGTTAGAATTCTAGGCCAGCTTCGCGGGCAGCATCTGCAAGTGCCTTTACTCTCCCGTGATATAAATTACCTCCACGGTCAAAAATTACTTGCTTAATACCTTTTTTTATCGCTCTCTTTGCTAATAATTTTCCAACAATGGAAGAAGAGTTACAATCAGATGGTAATTTCTCAGATTTTTCTTTTAGTTCTTTATCAACAGTTGAAGCTGAGCAAATAGTTGTTTGAGCGCTATCATCAATAACCTGAGCATAAATATGATTATTAGAGCGATAAACAGACAATCTTGGACGCGTTGCATCTCCAATTAAGTATCTCCTTAATCTTCTATGCCTTTTTTGGGTTTGTAATTTCCTGGAAAGTTTGGTCATTTTTTTAATTGGAATTATTTTTTGCCAGATTTACCAGCTTTTCTGAGAATTCTCTCATCATGATATTTAATTCCTTTACCTTTGTATGGCTCTGGAGGTCTAATTGATCTGATTTTTGCTGCTTCATTGCCAACAATTTCCTTATCAATTCCAGATACGGTAACGTTTGTATTACTCTCAACTTTGTATGTTATACCATCAGGGGGGATCATTTCTACAGGATGACTATATCCTGCACTAACAACTAAATTTTTTCCTTTGACTTGTGCTCTTGATCCAACGCCAACAATTTCTAGTTTCTTTGAAAAACCTTGAGTAACCCCTTCAACCATATTTGCAATTAAAGCCCTACATAAACCATGTCTCTGCCTTGAATGTATTTTGGTTGTGGTAGGACTTACGACAACAGTATTATCTTTTTTATCAAAACTAACACCCTCAGGCATGAGACGTTTTAACTCACCCTTTGGGCCCTTAACTGTAACTGTTAATCCATCAAAATCAACTGTAACTTTCTCTGGAATAAGTACTGGTGTTTTTCCGATTCTTGACATGACTAATTCTCCTTAATAAACATAGCAGAGGACTTCGCCGCCAATGCCTTGCTTTCTAGCATCGCGATCACTCATAACGCCTTTAGAAGTTGATATTATGGCAACTCCAAGACCTCCAAGAACTTTTGGTAAACCTCTAGTATTTTTATATATTCTCAAACCAGGTTTACTAACTCTTTGCATAGATCGAATAGTAGGAAATTTGTTTTTTCCACTATATTTGAGGCCGAGTATTATTTGTGATTTATAACCTTCACCTTCCTCATTAATGTCAGAAATGAACCCCTCTTTTTGAAGTACTTTAGCGATACTTAAGGACATTTTTGAACCTGGGATTGTTGTGGTTGTATGCTTTTTTTGACTCGCATTTCTAATTCGAGTTAGCATATCTGAAATAGGATCGTGATTTGACATAGTTTTAATTTAATTCTTACTAAAAGGCATTCCTAACTCCTGCAAAAGAGCTTTACCTTCTTGATCTGATTTTGCACTAGTGACAATAGTTATATCCATACCTCTTATTGAATCTATTTTATCAAAAGAGATTTCAGGAAAAATCAATTGCTCTTTCACGCCAACGGTGTAATTACCTCTCCCATCAAAACTTTTTGGATTAACTCCCCTAAAGTCTCTTATTCTTGGTAAAGCTAGATTTATAAATCTCTCCAAAAAGGAATACATCCTGTCTCCTCTCAAAGTTACAGTACAACCAATAGGCATGCCCTCACGAATTTTAAAACCCGCGATAGCTTTTTTGGCCCTAGTTACTAAAGCCTTTTGTCCTGTAATTGTTGCCATTTCATTTAAAGAGGCTTCAAGAGCTTTCGAATTCGAAGCTGCTTCACCAAGACCTCTGTTAACGTTGACTTTGACAACTTTTGGTACTTGATGAATATTTTTAAGGCCAAGATCCTTTAAAAGTTTTGGTCTTATTGATTCTTTGTAGCGATTTTTTAGAGTCATAATTTTTTGTTAATTCTGGTCTTTGTCAGAATTGATAAATTAGAAAAAGTTGAAATCTAGTTTCTGATGAAAAATTAATCAATTACTTCACCAGTTTTCTTCAATCTTCTTTTCTTAACCCCCTCTTTATCAATAAAGTATTCAATCTTACTTGTAAGATTTTTATCCTTTGAAAAAAACATTACATTTGATGCATGTAAAGATGCTTCTTCTGTAAGAATTCTTCCAGTTTCTCCTTCCTGAGTTGGTTTTACATGTTTGGTCCTAAGGTTAATTCCCTTTACAACTACTCTATTTTCAAGAGGGATAGTTTTTAAAACTTCTCCAGTTTTCCCTTTGTCCTTTCCATTAATTACTTTTACCAAATCTCCAGTTTTGATTCTCATTTTTATTCTCTGGAAATTTTTCTTTTGCTTTAATGAATCCAACATTTAAATCACCTCCGGAGCAAGAGAAACAATCTTTGTATAATTTTTATCCCGCAGTTCTCTAGCTACAGGACCAAAGACTCTAGTACCTTTTGGATTCTTATCTTCATTAATCAATACTGCCGCATTGTCATCAAATCTGATTGAATTACCAGTATTTCTTCTTAAGGTTGCTTTAGTTCTGACGATAACAGCTTTAACAACTTCAGATTTCTTGACTCCCATGTTAGGCAGAGCATCTTTTACAGTTGCTACGATTACATCCCCGACATGTGCATACCTTCTATTTGAACCTAAAACCCTAATACATTGGAGTCTTTTTGCTCCGCTATTATCGGCAACTGTTAAATAAGTTTCTTGTTGAATCATTTTTTAACCTCCTTAGCCTGACTTGTTTTATTGAGAATCTCTTCTATAGCCCATCTTTTATGAGCACTAAGCGGTCTAGTTTCTCTAATTTTAACTCGATCACCTAAAACGCATGTATTTTCTGGATCATGCGCCTTATATCGAGTAGTTCTACTTACAATTTTTTTATAAGTGGGATGTGGATATCTGTTAATAACAGCAACAACAACTGTTTTATCCATTTTGTCGCTGACAACAGTACCAATTCTTTCTTTAAGTGCCATAACTAATAATTAATCAGGAGTTGTTTGAGAAGCAGATTGATTCTTACTGAGAGTGAGTAATTGCGCAACTTGTTTCTTGATAATTTTAAATTTATGAGTTTCATTGAGCTGTCTTGTAGCTTGCTTGAATCTCAAGTCAAAAAGATCTTTTCTTAATTGGTCAATCTTTTCAGTAATTTGTTCAGAATTTAATTTTTTAAATTCCTTAAGTGACTCTGAGTTTTTCATTGTTTAACCTCCTCTTGAGATTTTTTACTATCTTTTGTATTTTCTTGGGAGGAATTTTCTAGATTTTTATCAATTGAGATAAATTTAGTTTTTACAGGAAGTTTATATTGAGCCAGACGCATAGCTTCCTTTGCAGTTTCCTCAGTGATATCCTCACCACCCATTTCAAAAAGTATTCTTCCAGGTTTTACAACTGCGACCCAAAACTCTGGATTACCTTTACCAGAACCCATTCTGGTTTCGGCAGGTCTCATGGTTACGGGTTTATCAGGAAATATTCTTATCCAGATTTGACCACCACGTTTGATATATCTAGTCATAGCTCTTCTGCTTGCTTCAATCTGACGTGCAGTTACCCAGCCACAGTCTTGAGCTTGGAGAGCAAATTGACCGAATGCAATAGTATTTCCTTTTGAGGCTACACCCCTCATTCTGCCTCTATGTTGTTTACGGAATTTAGTACGTTTTGGACTAAGCATTTTTATACCTCCTATGAATTCTCATTTGAACGATCCTCAAATTGCTGAGGTCTTCTACTAGCTTTCCTCTTAGGGCTCGCACCCACAGGGATGGTTTGTTCTTCTTTAGGGAGAACTTCGCCTTTGAAAACCCAAACTTTAATGCCTAGAACACCGTAAGTTGTATTAGCTTCACGTGTTGCGTAGTCAATTTCAGCTCTCAATGTATGTAAAGGTACTCTACCTTCTCTAGTCCATTCAGTTCTAGCTATTTCAGCACCATTCAACCTTCCACCTACTTGAATTTTGAGACCTAAAACTCCAGCCCTTTGAGCCCTTTGTAAAGCCATCCTGATAGTTCTTCTAAAAGCGACTCTTTTTTCAAGTTGTTGCGCAATATATTCAGCTAGTAAAAAAGCATCAGCATCTACACGTTCTACTTCTACAACGTTTATTCTTACTTGCCTTGTTCTATCTCCTATTGTTTTTTGAATGCCAGATCTTAATTCTTCAATCCCACTCCCTTGTCTTCCAACTATTACTCCGGGTCTTGCTGTTTTTAATTCAAGTTCAAGTTGGTCAGCTTTTCTAGCTATTAAAACATCGCTAATTCCTGCTGCTCCATATTTTTTTTGTATAAAGGTACGAATTTTAAAATCTTCTTGGAGAAGAATTGGATATGTTTTAGAAGTAGCAAACCACTTAGAGCGATGCTCTTGTGTAATTCCTAATCTTAGTCCAGAAGGATGTATTTTATGTCCCATTAGTTTTGTACCTCCGCATTAGTTTCAGTAGGAGCCGATTCAACAGAAATGCTGATGTGGCAAGTCTGTTTTTTAATTGAAAAAGCTCGACCTTGAGCTCTGGGCCTATACCTTTTCATTACTGGACCACTATTAGCCCATGCAGAAGAAATAACTAAGGTGGATGGATCCATTCCAAGGTTATGTTCTGCATTGGCAACAGCAGATCTTAGAACTTTAGTTATGGGGTCTGTAGATCTGTAAGGCATAAATTCCAACATAATCAATGCATCTCTATAAGACCTACCCCTTATCTGATCCAAAACTCTTCTCACTTTAGAGGCCGATCCGCGAACGTAATTCCCATGAGCAATTGCTTTTTTTGTTGTTTCAGGTGTTTTTGTCATGATTTTGCTCCTTTCTTATCTCTTATATGACCTCGGTAAGTGCGTGTAGGAGCAAATTCACCAAGTTTATGACCAATCATTTGTTCAGTAATAAATACTGGAATGTGAGTTTTGCCATTATGTACGGCGATTGTGTGACCAATCATTAAAGGTAAAATCGTAGAGGATCTTGACCAAGTTTTGATAACAGACTTGTCATTATCAGTATTTTGTTTTTCTACCTTCTTGAGCAGGCTATCTGCTATAAAAGGTCCTTTTTTTAGTGAACGTCCCATGATTATGTAATAGAAATTGAAATAATAAATGAAGTAATCAAGAGTCTCTTCCTCCTCTACTCCTCTTAGAAACACGACGGCGTCTTCGAACAACTAATTTATTACTTGGTTTGTTCTTTTTACGTGTCTTTAGTCCAAGAGCTGGCTTACCCCATGGAGTAACTGGGCCTGCTCTACCAATTGGTGCTTTTCCCTCTCCTCCTCCATGTGGATGATCACATGGGTTCATTACACTACCTCTTACTTGAGGCCTTCTTCCAAGCCATCTTCTTCTGCCTGCTTTACCTAAACTAGTATTTCTTATTTCAGAATTACCTACTTCACCAAGAGTTGCGTAGCATTCTTTTCTTACAAGTCTTACCTCAGTAGATGGGAGTTTTAAAGCGACATAATCTCCCTCTTTTGCCATAACTTGAGCACTAGCTCCTGCGGATCTAACCATTTGAGCGCCCCTACCTGCGTATAACTCAACACAATGAACACTAGATCCTAATGGCATAACAGAAAGCGGCATTGCATTTCCATCTTCAATTGGAACACTTTCTCCAGAAATGACATTTTGTCCGACTTTTACT encodes:
- the rpsS gene encoding 30S ribosomal protein S19: MGRSLKKGPFIADSLLKKVEKQNTDNDKSVIKTWSRSSTILPLMIGHTIAVHNGKTHIPVFITEQMIGHKLGEFAPTRTYRGHIRDKKGAKS
- the rplB gene encoding 50S ribosomal protein L2; the protein is MAIRKFKPYTPGTRQRVVTDFSEITSAKPERSLIVSKHRVKGRNNRGVITCRHRGGGHKRQYRLVDFRRDKRNINAKVAAIHYDPHRNARLALLFYEDGEKRYIIAPAGVKVGQNVISGESVPIEDGNAMPLSVMPLGSSVHCVELYAGRGAQMVRSAGASAQVMAKEGDYVALKLPSTEVRLVRKECYATLGEVGNSEIRNTSLGKAGRRRWLGRRPQVRGSVMNPCDHPHGGGEGKAPIGRAGPVTPWGKPALGLKTRKKNKPSNKLVVRRRRRVSKRSRGGRDS